The Bacteroidia bacterium genomic interval ATGCACTGGAATTGTTGCGAAATATCATTCGACAAAAGAACCTTAACCAGGAAACCTCGGCTTTAGCATTTGTTAAATTAAGTATTGGACTCAGCGATGTTTACCAAAATTGCTGGAAAACCAAATACCAACACAATTCCATGCGGCCTGAAACTTACATCAAACAACAATTAAACAATAACTGGCAACCCTACCTTAGCTCTCCTGCTACACCTGAATTTAGTTCTGCCATGGCCGTGCAATCCGGGATGATTTACCAAGTATTCCAGGACCTATTTGGCGATTTAAATGTGGTTGATAGTAGTTTGGTATCAAAAGGAATTAGCCCCCGAAGCTACTCAAGTGTAAATCAGTTAGTTGATGAAGCAGCCTACTCGTCCTTGTATGGAGGAACTCAATTTAGACATAGCATTGAACAGGGAATGTATCAAGGTCGTTGTATTGGGCAAAAAATCAACGAATTGGACTTGTAAAACCAAGCGCTAAGCTCACAATCTAATCGTAAAATTCAACCTGATTGGAATTAACTCCGGCAAGAGTTATCGCTATTTTCTACTTGAATCCAATATCATGTTGGGACAAATTCATTCTTTTCCTCCGATATTTCAATTAGCCTAACCGATAGCAATTCTGTTAAGGTATAATCCAGGTTTAGCATTAATAGATATAAATAACTTTTGCATCGGTACATTCCGGTATAATTTTCAAAATAGTTTTTGGACTATTTCTCAATTCACATTGATATAACCCAATTTTTTTCCAACTTGCAGCCATGACCATTCAAGAAGCACAAACCAAAGTTGATCAATGGATAAAGACCACCGGAGTGAGGTATTTCAATGAGCTAACCAATACCGCCATCCTCATGGAAGAAGTTGGCGAAGTGGCTAGAATTATGTCAAGAAAATTTGGCGAACAATCCTTTAAGGAAGGCGAAAACGATGAAAAACTTGGCGACGAAATGGCGGATGTTCTTTTTGTACTAATTTGCTTAGCCAACCAAACAGGAATAGACCTAACTCAATCCCTTGAAAAAAATTTAGACAAAAAATCCAAAAGGGATGCCAACCGACATAAAAACAATCCAAAATTAACAAGCTAGTTCATGGAGTCATTTGTAGAAAGGGTAGCGCAACATATATTAACCAATTATCCGGATCAGATTCACCAATTAGCGGTTGTATTTCCCAACCGCAGGGCAGGTACTTTTTTAAAAAGAACCCTGGCTCGTTTGGCCGGTAAACCAATTTGGTCGCCTTCTACTTTTTCAACCGAAGAGTTTATGGTAAAACTATCCGGGATGACCTTACTGGATAACCTAAGTGCCTTGTTTAAGCTATACCAGGTTTATACCGAATTGGAAGGAGAGAAAGCCGATACTTTTGAAAAATTTATGGGCTGGGGGCCGACTTTAGTAAAAGATTTTAATGAAATTGACCTATTTCAAATTGATGCCAGGCAATTGCTGAATTACCTATCAGATGTAGAAAAATTAAAACAATGGAATGTTGGTGACCCCGAGCCAACTCCTTTGCAAAAAGAATACTTAGAATTTTGGGAAAAGCTTTCAAGTTGGTACCTTGCCTATACCCAAGTTCTAAAACAAGAAAATAGCGGTTACCAAGGACTCATATTTAGGGAAGTAGCACAATCAAAACTCCGATACACTTCCAATCTTCCATTTAAGAAAATAATTTTGGCAGGATTTAACGCCCTCAACACCTGCGAAGAAGAGCTATTCTCCTTTTTGATAGAAAGTGGACAAGCAGATATGTTGTGGGATCTGGATAGCTATTACACCCAAGATCCAATACAAGAAGCCGGGTACAACTTCCGAAAACTCGCTAACAAAGCTGTAATTACCAAGGCAATAAAACCATTAGAAGTCAATTACTTATCCGAATTACCGAAGAAAATCACCATTACCGGAGTTCCTATGCAAACCGCTCAGGCCAGGTCCATGCAACTGTTGCTGGAAGAATGCGCCACCCGGGAGTCCATCAGCATTGAAACAGCTATAGTACTTGGAAATGAAGAGTTAATTTATCCGGTTCTATCTTCCATTCCGGTTTCATTGGGAAATTTCAATGCCACCTTAGGTCTACCATACGGATCTACCAAATCCTTTTCATTCATGATGATAGTGTTGGAATTAATGGAATATTCCAACCTTCATCACCGAATTTCAAACCGTTTGCTTTTGTCTTTATGTTTACACCCCTATGCCGAACACTGGTTGGGGATAGAATCCATAAGACAAATACAAAAAAACCTTCAAGAAAAAAAAATCAAATTTGGCTTCAGCTTTGAGGAACTCATGGACGACATGAGTCCAAAAAATCAAACCAAATTTCAATGGTTGAAAGCCCAAATGTTCAACCCGACTGAAACTTGCCAAATTTTAAATAACCTTGTTGAAGAGATTCTGGAGAAATTAAATCTAACTAGCCATTCTGACGACTTGGAAACCGAAGAACAAATTGGTCAAAATCTATTAAGTCAGGAATTGTACTTCACGAAGGAAATTTTAGAAAAACTAGGTCGGTTTATTCCGTTATTGCCTAGCAACGAAATCAGTCTAAAATCATTAATCAAAATCATTAATCTTTTAGCAGCGAAAGAAAGTATTCCCCTCGTTGGAGAGCCATTAAAGGGGCTGCAAGTAATGGGAATGTTAGAAACACGGAACCTGGATTTTAAAAACATTTTCCTTCTGGGTTTTAACGAAGGCAAAATTCCATCCGGAGAAAACACCGCTACCTTTATTTCCAACGAATCCCGGTTTCATTTTGAACTACCAACCCAGCATGAGCGGGATGCAGTTTTCGCTTATCACTTTTATAGATTAATGCAACGTGCTGAGAACATTTGGCTCATTTACGATACGGATGAAGAAAAAGGAGAACCCAGTCGATTTTTGCTTCAGGTAGAAAAGGAATGGTCTAAAATAAATAAGAACCTTAGTATTGAATACAGGAATCCATTTCAGCTACCAACTGCTGCAAAGGAGCCCAATTTACTAGTAAAAAAGAATCCAAACCACCTGGAAAGCATTTGGAAAATAGGACAAGAAAATGGCTTTTCACCAACTGCTTTAAACTCCTTTAGAAAATGCAGCTTGCAGTATTATCTCAAATACCTGGCACGCATTCAAGGAGAAGAAAGGGAGGAAACCCAATTAGAATATAACTTGTTTGGAACCATTATTCATGCTTGTTTAGAAACCTTGTTTACACCCTTTATAGGAACCCGGATTTCGAAAGAAATAGTGGAAATAATTCAAAGCCGAAGTAATGAAGAGTTAGAACAAAAATTTGAAGAATTAACCCATATTGCAATACAGGATGCCGGAAGATATATCATTGATTTAGAGATTGCAAAAACCTATATTTCCAATTATTTGGATAAACTTTCTGAAGAATTAACCCAGGAAACCATCCTTTATACCTTGGAAAAAACCATGGAATGGTGGATAGATTTAGGTGAAGAAAAGCGAGTAAAAATCAGCGGAAAAACCGACCGAATTGACCGGATTGGCTCGGATTACTTTGTACTAGACTATAAAACCGGAAAAATTGATAAAAAAGAATTGAATCTTAATGAATGGGAAGAATTGCTTGAAAAACCAAATCTAGACAAGGTTTTCCAATTAATAAGTTATTCCTGGTTATTGAACCGTTCTGAACAAGTTCCGCCCGAAGACATTGTACCCGCCTTCATTTCATTTCGAAAGTTAAATGACTGGCACTTGAAACTTACCCTATCACCCGGCATTTCTTCCCAAACAGATCGATTAGACAAGGAAAGCCTTGTTAAATTTGAAGAAATTATAAAAACTATATTGAACAATTTGTTGGATATAAATCAAAATTTCACTCAGACCGAAAACAAGAAAATCTGCGAATCTTGCGATTACAAAAAACTATGTTCCCGATAAATTTAACCTAAAAATGTCATTAGAAATTTTAAACTACGTTTCGAGACAAGTGTTAGGATGGTTTTCAAGTATTTTTTACCGAGAGAACATTTTGTAATATCAATTTATATATTAATTTTCTTATGTAAAATTGTAATAACATAATGTATCCTCGGCATATTCCTAAATTGGTAAGAATACCGAGAGTACAAAATGTAAGTCCTATGAAGAGTTAATATTTCTTGTAAAATAGGACTAACATTTTGTTTCCTCGGCACTAACTAACACTAGCTCGGGGTTAACCTGTCTACCCACATCCAAACGCACTTGTCATTTGTTCACTTCGTTTCAAATGATAATTTCGGGATTAAGCCGGTAAGTAAAGGTTGGAAATTGTTCCAACTTGCAGTGGACGAATAGATAAAGAAGGTCTTGTGTAACCTATTAAACTATGAGGTTGCACCCTCGGGCAACGATAGAGGCAAGTAGCTCCAAGCCAACGCAGCGTTTAGCGGAGTTGGCTTGGACTACAGCCGATAGCGTGACCCGAACGCCCGTGCAAGGTATTGGGGTTTAGCAAAACTAGTGTTGGGCGGAGGGGGCCCGCATACTAGGAATTTAAAAATAAACGATTCGTCTCGGTGGACTTATTCTGCAGACCCTAATTACCTGACAGTTCCTCCAAACTAGAACGAATAATAGCCACACATTCCAGCAATTGCTCTTCGGTAATACAAAGCGGAGGGGCAAATCGGATGATATTCCCATGGGTTGGTTTGGCCAACAATCCCTTTTCTGCCATTTTTAAACAGAGATCCCAAGCACTCTTTCCGGGCTTTTCATCAATTACAATGGCATTAAACAAACCCTTTCCTCTTACCAAATGTAGAAGATCGCTTTGGGTTTTTCTTAGTTCAGTCCGAAAAATTTCACCCAAGGCATAGGCATTTTGAGCCATATTTTCCTCCACTAAAACCTGGAGCGAAGTAATGGCCACAGCACAAGCCAATGGATTTCCGCCGTAGGTACTACCATGCTGACCGGGTTTAATAGTTAACATCACTTCATCGTTGGCAAGCACGGCACTAACCGGCAAAACCCCGCCCGATAAAGCTTTACCCAAAATAAGCATATCCGGATGTACCCCTTCATGGTCACAGGCAAGCATTTTACCTGTTCGGCAAAGTCCGGATTGGATTTCATCAGCAACAAACAATACATTTGCCTCCTTGCACAAATTGAAACAAGCTTTCAAATAACCTTCATCCGGCACTACAATTCCGGCTTCCCCTTGAATAGGCTCTACTATAAATGCCGCCACATTCGGATTTTGCAAGGCAAGAGCTAATGCGTTAGAATCGTTGTATGGAATAATTTGAATACCCCCGGTAAAAGGTCCAAAGTTCGATTTACTATCCGGATCGGTACTTGCAGAAACAATGGTGGTGGTACGACCGTGAAAATTGTTTTCACAAAAAACTATTACAGCTTCGTCTGTTGCAATTCCTTTAACCTCGTAAGCCCATTTCCTGGCCAATTTAATGGCTGTTTCAACTGCCTCAGCACCTGAGTTCATTGGCAAAACCTTATCAAACCCAAATAAAGAGGTGATATACTGCGCATATTCACCTAACAAATTATTGTGAAATGCCCGGGAAGTAAGGGTTATTTTTTGCGCCTGGCTAATTAGGCTTGCAATAATTTTCGGGTGACAATGACCTTGATTGACAGCACCATAAGCCGATAAAAAATCGAAATACTGTTTACCTTCCACATCCCAGACATAAACTCCTTCACCTCGCTCCAAAACAACCGGTAGCGGATGGTAATTATGTGCTCCAAATTTTTCTTCAAGCTGAATTAATTCTTGTGAAAGGCTCATTTCTATTACATTAGACATAAGTTCCGATTTTTGCAAAGATAAAAGGAAAACCCGACTTACAGGTATAATTACCTGCAAACCTCGCCAGGCTGCAAACTATTCCTAAATCCAAGCAACAAGTTTTTACAGAACGAAATGGAGTACAAATAGCTTACTCAAACCATTCCTGGCTGGAATACTTTCTATATTGAATTAATTTGGCCATGTGAGTAAAAGCCTTTACCAGACCTGCTTCCGATTTCCCATCCGGCTCCAATGCAATTGCCGTTCGAGAAACTTGAGTCTTTTTACCTGCTTCAGGCAAAACCCTGTCGATGCATTCTGCCTGATCGAATCGGCACTTAATAATTACCTGCTTTTCTTTTATCCCAAAAACAATATCTTCAGCATTAACGGCCATTAATTCTACCACATCCCTTCGAATAAGTTTCCCATTTTCAAAGCATTCAATTGTTAAGTATCCCTTCTTCACATCAATGGTATATTTGCCGGATAATTTACCGTTGATGTATTCAATTGTTTTTTCCATACTTACATCCTGCCCGGAAGCGTTATGGGTAAAAACCAAAGAAAGAAAAAGGCTAAAAAGAATCAAGAGTTTATTCATGTTTCGAACATTCATTAGCAAAAATCGTAGTAATTTCCCTTTTGCCCAAACCTTTTGAATATTTTTTCCAGAAATACAGTTAAATCAGGACTTACCTTGCTAATTATTTTGGCAAGTTCGGTTTATTCCATTGGGCAAAAGGCCAGGTTTTACGGTAAGTTCATTGTTGAAAAGGGAAACATGGACAAAGCGGTTATCTATATTACCAAAAACGGTCAAGCGGTTAGAACCATCTATCCGGATGGACAAAAGTTTGAATTTGACTGTGAATTGAATGCAGATTATATTTTTTCGTTTGAAAAGCCGGGCTACATCACCAAGAAAATTGCTATTAACACCTATGTTTCAGACGATCGAAAGGATGAAGGCTTTGATCCTTATCGGTTTTTTGTCTACCTATTTCCTCAGATTGAAGGAGTAAACACGGTTATTTTCAACCAACCCGTTGGGAAAATCATGTACAAAGACGACGAAGATGATTTTGGTTTTGATACAGATTACACCAAGAGTATTGAAGCACAAATGAAGGATTTTGAAGCAGATTATAAAAATAAGGAAAAGCAGTTAGAAGCCAATCCGCCACCGGCAGCAGCGGCACAAGCAGTTCCTACTCCGGTAACACCTGCACCTGCGCCTGCAACATCCAATGCTGCCGCGCCATTGCCTCCACAGCCCGAAGCATCTCCGAAACCGGTAATAAGCCAATCTAAACCTGCCATTAATCCAGCCATGGAAGAGAATGCAAAAAAATCATTTTCACCCGCTATTGCCGAGGATTATAAAAAATTCTCCAATGGCACTGAAGATTTAGAAAAACGCAAACAAATTTTGGCCGCTGAAGACCAGGCCAGAAGAGACCGGGAACTAGCTGCAATGAGTGAAGACGAAAAAAGAAGAAACCGAGTAGCCGCCAGCATCGAAGAAATGAAACGAAACCAATATCCCAAGCCACCTGAACCCAGTTACCGCAGAACAGAAAACTACATTAAGGAAGCAAGAAGAGAAATATTAGAAATCATTTTAACAGGAGAATCCGTATCCACAGTTTATAGAAGAGTAAAATGCGATTTCGGTGGTGAATATTATTTCAGAAACAATATCAGCATTTCCAAATGGATGTTTGACAATGCCTTTACCACCAAAATAGGTAAATAATCAAATTTCTGAGGTAAAGTCCATTGCCACTTCAGATTGGGACTTACTTTTGCACAAATTTTCTTATGTCAAACTCTTCTCCATTAAATGTTTCGGACAAATTTCTGTTCCGATTTGTAACAGGGATTTCCATTTTTGTTTTTCTAGTGGTGGTTCTTTTAAACAGAAAACTTATTCCTGTTACCATAGAAACCCCGGATTTTGTGTATTTCCTTCCAAAATTAAATGCCATTTTAAACGGAACTTGCGCCCTTTTGCTGCTGGTTTCCCTTTACTTTATTAAACAAAAAAACATCGAAATGCATAAGAAGGTCAATTTATTGGCTTTCATCATTTCCGCTGTATTTTTAGTTTCCTATATCCTATTCCATTACTTTGTAAAAGAAACTTCCTTCGGCGGACAAGGTTCCATCAGGTATGTGTACTACACCATACTTATTACCCATATTGTGCTGGCTGCCATTGTTTTACCTTTGGTATTATTATCGTTTCACCGAGGCTTGCAAATGGATGTTGTACGTCATCGAAAACTAGTTAGGTTTGCCTATCCAATTTGGTTATATGTGACCATTTCAGGAGTTGTGGTTTATTTGATGATTTCACCTTACTACCAATTTTAATAAAATGAAACCCAAAACAATTTTGATTTTCGTTGTAGTGTTGGCAACTATTCTTATACTTTCCAATAGCGAACTAATGGCTCAATGTGCCATGTGCAGAGCCAACGTAAAAACCAACCTCAACGACAATGATGGAATTGGAGGCGTAGGGCATACCTTAAACAATGCCATTTTGTATTTAATGGCGGTTCCTTACCTGCTGATTTCCTCCGTTTTTTATGTATTCAACAAAGAAAAAGTAGATAACTGGGTTACAGCAAAATGGAATTCATTTCGTTCTGGAAGTAAATCCGGAAAAACTTCTGTAGAGGCTTAATAACCTAGTTTCTCTTTTACCTTTCCAAGAACTGTTATTGCAATTTTCCTTGCCTTAACGGCACCGATTTTCAATTGTTCATCAATTTCATCGGGGTTAGCCATTAAATGGGTGTAGATTTTTCTTTCCTCCTGAAATTTTTCAACCAGCACCTCAAACAAAGCCTGTTTAGCATGTCCATAACCAAATCCACCTGCTTGGTATTTGGCCCGAATATCAGCGACTTGGCTTGGTTCAGCAACTAATTTATACAAATTGTAAACGTTACAAGTATCCGGGTTTTTTGGTTCTTCAAGCGGGGTACTATCCGTTTGAATGGATTTAACCACTTTCAGCAATTCCTTCTCAGGCAAGAAAATATCAATGGTATTTCCATAAGATTTACTCATTTTTTGGCCATCGGTACCCGGAACAATCATCACCTCTTCCTGAATTTTAG includes:
- a CDS encoding DUF420 domain-containing protein; protein product: MSNSSPLNVSDKFLFRFVTGISIFVFLVVVLLNRKLIPVTIETPDFVYFLPKLNAILNGTCALLLLVSLYFIKQKNIEMHKKVNLLAFIISAVFLVSYILFHYFVKETSFGGQGSIRYVYYTILITHIVLAAIVLPLVLLSFHRGLQMDVVRHRKLVRFAYPIWLYVTISGVVVYLMISPYYQF
- a CDS encoding nucleotide pyrophosphohydrolase — protein: MTIQEAQTKVDQWIKTTGVRYFNELTNTAILMEEVGEVARIMSRKFGEQSFKEGENDEKLGDEMADVLFVLICLANQTGIDLTQSLEKNLDKKSKRDANRHKNNPKLTS
- the rocD gene encoding ornithine--oxo-acid transaminase, with amino-acid sequence MSLSQELIQLEEKFGAHNYHPLPVVLERGEGVYVWDVEGKQYFDFLSAYGAVNQGHCHPKIIASLISQAQKITLTSRAFHNNLLGEYAQYITSLFGFDKVLPMNSGAEAVETAIKLARKWAYEVKGIATDEAVIVFCENNFHGRTTTIVSASTDPDSKSNFGPFTGGIQIIPYNDSNALALALQNPNVAAFIVEPIQGEAGIVVPDEGYLKACFNLCKEANVLFVADEIQSGLCRTGKMLACDHEGVHPDMLILGKALSGGVLPVSAVLANDEVMLTIKPGQHGSTYGGNPLACAVAITSLQVLVEENMAQNAYALGEIFRTELRKTQSDLLHLVRGKGLFNAIVIDEKPGKSAWDLCLKMAEKGLLAKPTHGNIIRFAPPLCITEEQLLECVAIIRSSLEELSGN
- a CDS encoding PD-(D/E)XK nuclease family protein; this encodes MESFVERVAQHILTNYPDQIHQLAVVFPNRRAGTFLKRTLARLAGKPIWSPSTFSTEEFMVKLSGMTLLDNLSALFKLYQVYTELEGEKADTFEKFMGWGPTLVKDFNEIDLFQIDARQLLNYLSDVEKLKQWNVGDPEPTPLQKEYLEFWEKLSSWYLAYTQVLKQENSGYQGLIFREVAQSKLRYTSNLPFKKIILAGFNALNTCEEELFSFLIESGQADMLWDLDSYYTQDPIQEAGYNFRKLANKAVITKAIKPLEVNYLSELPKKITITGVPMQTAQARSMQLLLEECATRESISIETAIVLGNEELIYPVLSSIPVSLGNFNATLGLPYGSTKSFSFMMIVLELMEYSNLHHRISNRLLLSLCLHPYAEHWLGIESIRQIQKNLQEKKIKFGFSFEELMDDMSPKNQTKFQWLKAQMFNPTETCQILNNLVEEILEKLNLTSHSDDLETEEQIGQNLLSQELYFTKEILEKLGRFIPLLPSNEISLKSLIKIINLLAAKESIPLVGEPLKGLQVMGMLETRNLDFKNIFLLGFNEGKIPSGENTATFISNESRFHFELPTQHERDAVFAYHFYRLMQRAENIWLIYDTDEEKGEPSRFLLQVEKEWSKINKNLSIEYRNPFQLPTAAKEPNLLVKKNPNHLESIWKIGQENGFSPTALNSFRKCSLQYYLKYLARIQGEEREETQLEYNLFGTIIHACLETLFTPFIGTRISKEIVEIIQSRSNEELEQKFEELTHIAIQDAGRYIIDLEIAKTYISNYLDKLSEELTQETILYTLEKTMEWWIDLGEEKRVKISGKTDRIDRIGSDYFVLDYKTGKIDKKELNLNEWEELLEKPNLDKVFQLISYSWLLNRSEQVPPEDIVPAFISFRKLNDWHLKLTLSPGISSQTDRLDKESLVKFEEIIKTILNNLLDINQNFTQTENKKICESCDYKKLCSR